The Salegentibacter sp. Hel_I_6 region TTCTGTTTCAGCGCCACCTACATTTACTACATCTACACTTGCGCCTTGCTTTTCTTTAAACCACATAGCGCGAGTAAGTCCAAATTCATCATTTGGGTTAATTACAAAATTCACTCCGTTGGTATCGAATTTCGAATCGCCGTCGGTGAAATTGATTTTTGAGGTAGTATCAGGAACGTGACTAATACATACTAATATTTTCATTATAGCGAGTTTTTTAAATTTATAACGATTTCGTTTACGAAGTTACATAATTTAATTCGAAAAATGCTATGCACGCATAATAAATTTCAAGAATTTTATCTACCCATAAATTATGGAATTCCTAAATAAGTTATATAAATGATGAAATAAAGTCGCAAAAGCTTAATGAAAATGATTATTTACTAATTGGAATATTAGTTTTTATTAGAGATTAAAAGGACCTACAAATTTTTGTGGATTATTAGTGGTGAAAACTTTATTGAATTACTATTTTTGTTCCTTTAATATGAATAAAAATATTTAGCATTATATATAATGAAGACAATTCAATTTAGGGAGGCCATTCAGCAAGCAATGAGCGAAGAGATGCGAAAAGACGATACCATTTATTTAATGGGCGAAGAAGTAGCAGAATATAATGGTGCTTACAAAGCCTCTAAAGGTATGTTAGACGAATTTGGCCCTGATCGTGTTATAGATACCCCAATTGCCGAGCTTGGTTTTTCGGGAATTGGTGTAGGTTCAGCAATGAATGGTAACAGGCCAATTATTGAGTTTATGACCTTTAATTTCTCTTTAGTTGGAATTGACCAGATTATAAATAACGCGGCAAAAATGCGCCAAATGAGTGGTGGGCAATTTAATATTCCTATCGTTTTTAGAGGGCCAACCGCCTCTGCAGGTCAATTAGGTGCAACGCACTCACAGGCTTTTGAAAGCTGGTTTGCTAATTGCCCGGGCTTAAAAGTTATTGTTCCTTCAAATCCTTATGACGCGAAAGGCTTGCTTAAAGCTGCCATTCGTGACGATGATCCTGTGATCTTTATGGAAAGTGAACAGATGTATGGAGATAAGGGTGAAGTGCCAGAAGATGAATATGTAATTGAAATTGGGAAAGCCGATATTAAAAGAGAAGGTAGTGATGTAACTATTGTTTCTTTCGGAAAAATTATAAAAGAGGCCTATAAAGCAGCAGATAAATTAGCTGAAGACGATATTTCTTGTGAGATCATAGATCTTAGAACCATTCGACCAATGGATCACGAGACCATTCTTGAATCTGTAAAGAAAACCAATCGTTTGGTGATTTTGGAAGAGGCCTGGCCTTTTGGCAATATTGCTACCGAAATTACTTACCAGGTGCAATCTAAAGCTTTTGATTATTTAGATGCGCCAATAGTAAAAATAAATACTGCCGATACTCCAGCTCCTTACTCTCCTGTTTTACTTAAAGAATGGTTGCCAAATAGCGACGATGTAATTAAAGCAGTAAAGCAGGTTATGTATATTGACTAAACCAGCACAATGCCGGTGGCAAAAATTAGCAATACAGTCAATTAATTGTAAGTTTATGTGTAACTCCAAGTATAGGCTTAAACTTATAAATAAATAGAAAAATTCCTTATAAATTTGAAACTTCATCGGATGTTAATTCGGTGAAGTTTTTTTTGTCTTATGATTAATAGATCACAACTCTTCACTTTCCTCTTCTTATTTACCTGTATTCTGGGAATAGCCCAAACCAAAGTTGGTGGTGTGGTGAAAGATTCTACCGGGCAATCGCTTCCGTTTGTAACGGTGATTTTTAATAAATCTTCAGAAGGAACAACTTCAGGCGAAAATGGGAAATTTTATTTACAAAGTAAAAATGATTATGCCGAGCTTAAAATTTCTTCTGTAGGTTATAAGACTGAAATAATCCAACTTCAGCAAAAAACAAACCTTGATCTGGAAATTGTTTTAAATGAAGAAACTTCTAATTTGGACGAAGTTCTAATTTCAAGGGGAAAAACTTCAAAAAACAACAACCCGGCATTAGATATTCTTCGAAAAATATGGGAAAATAAGCGAAGCAATGGGGTTTCGGCTTTTAAACAATACGAGTATAAAAGATACGAAAAATTGGAGTTTGACCTGGATGGAATTGACAGTTCCGTGGTAAAAAACCCGCTTTTCAATGGGATGGAATTTATTTTTGATTATACCGACACTAATAGGATTTCAGGAAGAAGTTATTTACCAATTTTCATCAATGAATCTGTTTCAAAAGTTTACGGTGACAATGTTGATAATGAGAAAAGAGAAGATCTCTTAGGAAATAAAAATTCCGGCTTTGAGCAAAACCAAAATCTTATCGCCGCCGTTAAAGATGTAGCCGATGAATATGATGTCTATAATAATTATATCAAGGTTTTTGACAAGAGTTTTGTGAGTCCCCTTTCCAAAACAGGCATCAACAACTATAATTATGTATTAAGCGATAGTACATATATAGAAGATAAATGGTGTTATAATATTATTTATTATCCAAGACGGGAAAACGAGCTGACTTTTAAAGGAGATTTTTGGGTTAATGATACCACCTGGGCGGTAAAGAAAATTAATCTTGAAGCTTCTCGTGATGCCAATATAAACTGGGTAAAAGAACTATATATAGAACAGGAATTTGAAGTGCTTAACGATTCTGTTTTTCTGATTTCTAAAGATTATTTTCAGGCTAATTTCTCATTAACCAAGAAAGAAACTTCAAAAGGAGTTTACGCAAAACGCACTCGCATTTTTGATGAATATACCTTTAACCAGAAAAAAGCAAAAGAATTTTATAATAAAAGAGTATATAATTTCAACGAAGAAATTTATAAAAGGGAAGAATCATTTTGGAATGAAAACCGCCTCGAGAACTTAAATAATGAAGAAGAAGGTATTTATGCTATGTTAGATAGTTTAAGGAAGGTACCTGCTTTTAGGAGGATATATGATATCGCAACTATCGCGGAATCTGGTTATGTAGAATTTAATGGCTGGGATTTTGGACCGGTTTATTCATTATTTGATTATAACCAAATTGAAGGATTTAGAACTCGTGTGGGTGGAAGAACCTATTTTGGCCAACACGATCCCTGGAGAATTGAAGGGTATTTAGCCTACGGGTTTAAGGATGATAAATTTAAATATGGAATTTCAGGAAAATGGTTGTTAGATCCCCAATCCCGTTTAATTATTTCTGGCGGAAAAAGACGGGATATTGAGCAGTTAGGCGCTAGTTTAACCAATAACACTACCGATGTTTTGGGGCGTAGTCTCGCCTCTTCGGGACTTGTTAGTGTTGGAGATAACACGAAACTAAGTAATATAGATTTAAGCACTTTTAATCTGGAAATTGAACCCTGGTATAATTTTAATATTCGATTTGGTGCTGCCTACCGCGAAATAAGCTCGGCCTCCCCTACTTTTAGTTTAGATTATTATATAGATGAAACCTTTACAGAAACGGCTTCAGAAATAAAGCAAACCGAAATTTCCAGTATTTTCACCTATACCCCCGGCAGAGAAACTTCGGGATTTGGAGTAGAACGAAATGTGGTGAACGATGAAGAATTTCCTACGTTTTTCCTAAACTATACATTAGGTCTTAAGAATATTCTAAATAGCGATTTCGATTATAAAAAACTGCAATTTTATTACGATCAGCCTCTTAGAATTGGTGGATTTGGGAGAGCTAATGCCAGTTTAGAAGCAGGAAAAACCTTTGGAGAAGTTCCTTTAGGACTCTTAAATGTAGTCCCGGGAAATCAAACATATTTCGCAATGTACAATTCATTTCCCGTACTTAATTTCTATGAATTTGTAACGGACACCTATATTTCAGCACATTTTAATCATAATTTCAATGGAAGGCTTTTTGCCAGGATTCCACTTTTACGAGATTTAAATTTGCGAGAATTAATAGGTATTCGCGGGGTTTGGGGAGAAATTTCAGAAGAAAATAAACAATTAAACGCATCAGGAATAATGCTGCGAGCGCCCAACAGGGAACCTTACTATGAGTATAGTTTTGGTGTTGGCAATATTTTTAAATTTTTAAGCCTGGAAGCGCATTTTAGAGGTAATTATCGTCAAATTCCCGAAGCCCGAAATTTTGCAATTACAGCTTCCTTCGGTTTTCACTTCTAAATAAGCCGAATTAATATTGATTTTCACTATATTTGCCGCCCTTAATTGAGAAAAACGAAAGAAAATGTCAGATAGTTTTGATGTATTAATAGAGATCCCGAAAGGGAGTAGAAACAAGTATGAGTATGATTTTGAGTTAAAGAAAGTCCGTTATGACAGGATGATCTTTTCTTCCATGATGTACCCTGCAGATTATGGGTTTATCCCCAACACGCTTGCTCTGGATAGTGACCCATTAGATGTTTTAGTGTTGGTAAGCGAGCCAACTTTCCCTGGTGTGGTTATGGAAGTTAAGCCAATTGGTGTTTTCCATATGGCCGATGAAAAGGGACCAGATGAGAAAATTATTTGTGTGCCGGTTTCAGATCCTATTTGGAATAGATTGAACGATCTTAAAGAACTTAATGGCCACATGATCAAAGAAATTGAACATTTCTTTAAAGTTTACAAAGATCTTGAGAAGAAAAAAGTAGATGTTGGTGGTTGGGGCGATGCTAATGAGGCGCGTAAAATTATTCAGGATTGTATAGACCGTTTTGAGAATTATGATGGTGACAAGGACCGTTTTGGAATACTACCATAATTAAAACAACATATTTTTGATAATTTAAAAGCAATAACCTTAAAAAGTTATTGCTTTTTTAATTATAGCCGATTTACTACATTAGCCATATTAACTAAAACTTAACAATTAATATGGAATCAATGATGATTTATATGCCTGCAATATTGGCTATTATAGGACTCATTTTTATGTGGGTTAAAAGATCCTGGGTAATGAAACAGGATGCCGGGGACGGAAAAATGAAAGATATTGCTGCTCACATCTACGAAGGAGCACTTGCCTTTTTAAATGCAGAATATAGATTATTAAGCTTTTTTGTAATTGGTGCCAGCATTGCCCTGGCCGCAGTTGCGTACATAGTACCTACTACCCATTATCTAATTATTGTTGCTTTTATCTTTGGTGCATTCTTCTCTGCCCTGGCAGGAAATATGGGAATGAAAATAGCTACCCAAAGTAATGTGCGCACCACCCAGGCAGCCAGAACCAGCCTACCCCAGGCCTTAAAGGTATCTTTTGGAGGTGGTACTGTTATGGGATTGGGGGTTGCCGGTTTAGCCGTACTTGGGCTCACCGCATTTTTCATATTCTTCTATCATTTTTTTATGGGTGGAGCATGGACAAGTACTGGCCAGATGACTATCGTTCTTGAAACGCTTGCCGGATTTTCACTTGGAGCTGAATCTATAGCCTTATTTGCCCGTGTTGGTGGCGGTATCTATACCAAAGCTGCCGATGTTGGTGCCGATTTAGTGGGTAAAGTAGAAGCGGGAATTCCTGAAGACGATCCAAGAAATCCAGCTACCATTGCTGATAATGTGGGGGATAACGTAGGTGATGTAGCAGGAATGGGAGCCGACCTCTTTGGAAGTTATGTAGCTACTGTTCTCGCCGCAATGGTATTGGGAAATTATATAATTGAAGATATGGGTGGAAATATCGTCGATTCCGGGTTTGGCGGAATAGGCCCTATTTTATTACCAATGGCTATCGCCGGCGCCGGAATTATAATTTCAATTATCGGAACACTTTTAGTTAAAATTAGCAGTAATACAGCAAAAGAAGCTGAAGTCCAAAAAGCCTTAAATATTGGAAACTGGACAGCAATTGCTCTTGTAGCCGTAGCCAGTTATTTCCTGGTAACCTGGATGCTCCCAAAAGAGACACTAACTATGGGCTTCTTTATTGGTGGCGCTGAAGGCTTCGAATATATTGCTATAGATTCTATTAGGGTGTTTTATGCCTGTTTAGTGGGAATTGTAGTTGGTGGGGTAATTTCTGCAGTAACTGAATATTATACAGGTTTGGGTAAAAAACCAGTACTTTCTATCGTACAAAATTCAAGTACGGGAGCCGGAACAAACATAATCGCTGGACTCGCAACCGGAATGATCTCTACTTTTTTATCTGTTTTGTTATTTGCCCTGGCCATTTGGGCTTCTTATGCTTTCGCTGGATTTTACGGAGTCGCTTTAGCAGCTTCAGCAATGATGGCTACAACCGCTATGCAATTGGCAATTGATGCTTTTGGACCTATTGCCGATAATGCCGGTGGAATCGCAGAAATGAGTGAACTTCCCGCTGAAGTTAGAGAACGTACCGATATATTGGATTCCGTAGGAAATACTACTGCGGCTACTGGAAAAGGTTTTGCGATTGCTTCAGCAGCACTTACCTCTTTAGCACTTTTTGCCGCTTATGTAACTTTTACCGGTATTGACGGAATCAATATTTTTAAAGCTCCTGTTTTAGCAATGTTATTTATTGGTGGAATGGTGCCGGTTGTTTTTTCGGCATTAGCGATGAAATCGGTTGGGAAAGCGGCTATGAAAATGGTAGAAGAAGTGAGACGACAGTTTAAGGAAATTCCCGGAATTATGGAGGGAACCGCAAAACCGCAATATGATAAGTGTGTGGAGATCTCAACACAAGCTGCACTTAAAGAAATGTTGTTGCCGGGTGTTTTAACCATTGGCTTCCCTATTGCTATTACTTTATTACCCATGATTTTTGGTTATGAAAATGTTTTAATTGCTGAAATGCTTGGGGGGTATATGGCGGGAGTTACCGTAAGCGGTGTACTTTGGGCGATTTTTCAAAATAATGCCGGTGGCGCCTGGGATAATGCAAAAAAGTCTTTTGAAGCTGGGGTTATGATTAATGGTGAGATGACCTACAAAGGCTCTGAAGCGCATAAAGCTGCGGTTACCGGAGATACTGTTGGCGATCCGTTTAAAGACACCTCAGGACCTTCTATGAACATTCTAATTAAACTTACCTGTCTAATTGGTTTGGTGATCGCGCCAATTCTTGGTGGGCATACCGAAACCGACGTTCCAAATGAAGGCGCTTTTATAGAAAATGAACAAAATGCTACGGAAATTACCGGGAATAGTTCAGAAGAAATCCAGGTGAATATGACATCCAAAGGAAATGAAACTATTGCTAAAGTTAGGATCACCACCACTAGAAAAGGAGAAACCAAAGTTCAACAAAAAACCTTTACCGGAAGTAAAGCTGAAGTAGAAAAACAAATACAGGATTTAAAAGACAAGGCCTGATAATTTTTAAATTTTAGAAAAAAGAGGCTGTTTGAATATACTCTTTTCGTCAACCTGAACTTGTTTCAGCTTCTAACATGTTAGATCCTGAAACAAGTTCAGGATGACGGTTTTAAGATTTCTCAAACAGCCTTTTCTCTTTCAATTCCCTTAATAAATAGGAAAAGCGCCATTACCATAGGGACGGTAACAACGCTCTTCCACAACCTAACCAATAAATAAAACCAACAATTATGACATATAATCGCGGAACTTGTTCACCTCGATTTTTGCTTCGAGATCGTGCAATAAATTATATAATCCAAAAAATGTTCGGTTGATATACAGGAAGTGTTTACTACCACGATTTCCGTTCATTTTTCTCAGTTCTGTATCTTTACTGTATTTTTCACTTAATTCGGTTATTGAACTCCAAAATGTTTCATCTGCAAAATCAAAAGTTTCTTCATGAAACGGACTCGTAAACAAGCTCAACATTTGATAGAATAACTCTGAAAAATATTTGATTTCTCTTTCAGTATCATCTTCCCTTAAAATTTCCAGTTCAAATAATTTTTTATTGAAAAATTCAGGATTATTGATATTTTCTTTCTTCGCTAATTCAAAGTACGGCACATAAAAATCATCTGGCACCTGCTTGATGCAACCAAAATCTATCGCTATAAGATTTGCATCTTTATCTATTAAAAAATTTCCCGGATGAGGATCGGCGTGTACTTCTTTAAGCACGTGCATTTGGTACATATAAAAATCCCATAGCGCCTGTCCTACTTTATCTGCTTTTTCCTGACTTTTGTTTTCTTTGGCAAACTCGCTTAAATGCTTACCATCCATCCAATCCATTGTGATGATTCGCTCACTGGATAGATCCTCGTAATATTTCGGAAATTTTAGATTTGGAATATGGGAACAAGCTTCAGAAATCTCTTTACTCTGTTTTACTTCAAGAATATAATCTGTTTCTTCGAGTAATTTCCCTTCAACTTCCTTAAAATATTTCTCAGAATCCTTTCCTTGAAGATTGAACATCCTGGTTGCAATTGGTTTCACCATCGCAAGATCTGAACTGATACTATCTGCAACCCCAGGATATTGAATTTTCACAGCAAGTTTTTTCCCATCTTTAGAAGCCTTGTGAACCTGGCCTATACTGGCCGCATTCACCGACTGGGTTGCAAAAGTATCATATAGTTCTTCGGGATATCCCCCATTATATTTTTTAAAAGTTTTTCTTACTAAAGGCGCAGAAAGCGGCGGAACGCTAAACTGCGCAAGGCTAAATTTCTCCACATAAGCATTTGGTAAAAGGCTTTTTTCCATGGAAAGCATTTGTGCCACTTTTAGCGCGCTTCCTTTTAAGCTTTTAAGGCTATCATAAATATCATCAGCATTATTTTGATCTAATTCATCACGAGTAAAATCAGAATTAAAAGCTTTCTTGCTATAATATTTAAGGTAATTACCTCCTAACTTCACACCGGTTTGCATCAGTTTTGAAGTTCGGCCAATTTTGCCTGTTGGTATTTTATCTATTGTTTTCATTTGTTGTTGGGGTAGACTTTATTAAGCCATTTTTTCTTTCCACAGGAACTTTCCTAAATCTATAACCCGCTCTAGCGGGGTGTTATCAAACACATCAAAAACTGTGTTTACCGATTTTTCTATCGCAACATCTGTACTTTCGAATTGCGCAGAATTATCATCCATCCAAAATTTCATTAGGAACATTAGTTGTACCCAGGCCGCTTCAGAAAAAATACTTTCAGACTGCTGTAAAGCTTTTACAGCTTTATCGGTATTTCCGTCCTGAATTAGGTCTCTGGCAAAAGATTTCACTCTTTTTCTTAATCCTTTTAATTGTTCCAAATTTTTCATTTGGCTCTCATGCTCTTTCAATGAAAATAATACGTAACTTCTATTTGCCGTTAGCATTTCAAAGAAGGTATAATAAAAAGTGAGCATTTTTTCACGGTTGGTGAAAGTTTCAAATTCAGGGCTTTTATTTAATACCGTAATTGTATGCTCGTAAAAACGCTCCCAGATACCTTTTTGCAATCCTTCAAAACTTCCGAAGAAATTATAGAATTCCTCCTCCTTAATTTTATTCTCCTTGCAAAATTTATATACCGTTTTAGGTCTATGCTCCTGCTCCAATACATAGTCCATGTACATCGCAATAAGCTTATCCTTATCTAAAACTTTTTTCGTGGTAGTCTTCTTATTTGTGGTAGCCATAATTTTTATTTCTTTTCCAAAGATACAACCTTGTTTAATCTTTATTTCATAATATTAAACAAAATGTTTGTTAAAAATATCTTTGCTGGTTAAAATTGTATTTCAGATGTTTAGACGTGAGCTCGCTTCTTTAATTACAACTTATGCCAGTTTGTCAGCGGGCTTTTAATGGTATTTTTTTTGACTGTAGGTAAGCAACAATAAATAGTATTAAAAACGAAAATATATGGCAACCGGAAAAATTAATGTTTCTGTAGAAAACATTTTCCCACTGATAAAGAAATTTCTTTACAGTGATCACGAAATCTTTCTAAGGGAATTGATTTCTAACGCAACAGATGCAACTTTAAAACTAAAACACCTTACAGATATTGGGGAAACCGATGTAAAGTACGGTAACCCGGTAATTGAAGTAAAAGTAGACAAAGAAGGAAAAAAACTTCACGTTATAGACCAGGGTGTTGGGATGACGAAAGAAGAAGTTGAAAAGTACATCAACGAAGTAGCTTTCTCTGGCGCTGAAGAGTTCCTTGAAAAATATAAAGACTCGGCTAAAGATAGCGGGATTATTGGCCATTTTGGTCTTGGATTCTACTCTGCCTTTATGGTGGCGAATAAAGTAGAAATTATTACCAAATCTTACAAAGACGAACCTGCAGCCCATTGGGTTTGTGAAGGAACTACTGAATTCACCCTTGGAGATGCCGACAAAGAAGTGCGAGGCACCGAAATTATTCTTCATATAAATGATGACGAAGAAGAGTTTCTAGAAGAAAACAGAATCCAGGAATTGTTGGTGAAGTATAACAAGTTTATGCCAATTCCAATTAAATTTGGAACTAGAGAAGAAACTTTGCCCCTTCCGGAAGATGCTCCTGAAGACGCTGAAGCAGAAACCAAAACGGTGGATAACATAATCAATAATCCTGAACCGGCGTGGACTAAGCAGCCAACCGATTTAGAAGATAAAGATTACAAAAGTTTTTACCGCGAATTGTACCCAATGCAGTTCGAGGAACCTTTATTCCACATTCACCTTAATGTAGATTATCCTTTTAATCTTACCGGGATTCTTTATTTCCCTAAGATGACGCAGGATATGAATATTCAAAAGGATAAAATTCAGCTTTACCAAAACCAGGTTTATGTAACCGATAATGTTGAAGGTATTGTTCCTGAATTCTTGACGATGCTTCGCGGAGTAATTGATTCTCCAGATATTCCATTAAACGTTTCCCGTTCTTACCTACAGGCAGATGGAGCTGTTAAGAAAATCTCCAGCTACATTACCCGTAAAGTAGCCGATAAGCTAAAATCCCTTTTCAATAATAATCGTGAGGATTTTGAGCAAAAATGGAACGATATTAAAATCGTTATTGAATACGGAATGCTCTCTGAAGATAAATTCTACGAAAAAGCACAGAAATTCGCACTTTACCCAACGGTAACTAACGAGTATTACACTTTTGATGAACTTCAAGAGACAATAAAAGATAACCAGACCGATAAAGATGGAAACCTGGTAGTGCTTTATGCTTCTAATCAAGACGAGCAACACAGTTATATTGAGGCAGCTAAAGCCAAAGGCTACAAAGTGTTGTTATTAGATTCTCCAATTATTTCTCACCTGCTTCAAAAAATGGAAGGTGAAAAAGAGAAATTCACTTTTGTTCGTGTAGATTCAGATCAGGTAGATAACCTCATCAAAAAAGACGAAGAGAAGATTTCTAAACTTTCTGATGAAGAAAAAGAGAAGTTAAAGGGAGACTTTGAAAAAGTTATTCCGAAGGAAAAATATACCGTACAGTTAGAAGCTATGGATAGCGATGCTGCGCCATTGTTAATCACGCAACCAGAGTTTATGCGCCGAATGAAGGAGATGCAGCAAACCGGTGGCGGTGGTATGTTTGGAATGGGCAATATGCCAGAGATGTACAACCTGGTGGTAAACACCAATCACCCATTAATTTCTGATATTCTAAACACCAAAACCGAAAAGAAACAGG contains the following coding sequences:
- a CDS encoding pyruvate dehydrogenase complex E1 component subunit beta encodes the protein MKTIQFREAIQQAMSEEMRKDDTIYLMGEEVAEYNGAYKASKGMLDEFGPDRVIDTPIAELGFSGIGVGSAMNGNRPIIEFMTFNFSLVGIDQIINNAAKMRQMSGGQFNIPIVFRGPTASAGQLGATHSQAFESWFANCPGLKVIVPSNPYDAKGLLKAAIRDDDPVIFMESEQMYGDKGEVPEDEYVIEIGKADIKREGSDVTIVSFGKIIKEAYKAADKLAEDDISCEIIDLRTIRPMDHETILESVKKTNRLVILEEAWPFGNIATEITYQVQSKAFDYLDAPIVKINTADTPAPYSPVLLKEWLPNSDDVIKAVKQVMYID
- a CDS encoding DUF5686 and carboxypeptidase-like regulatory domain-containing protein, whose translation is MINRSQLFTFLFLFTCILGIAQTKVGGVVKDSTGQSLPFVTVIFNKSSEGTTSGENGKFYLQSKNDYAELKISSVGYKTEIIQLQQKTNLDLEIVLNEETSNLDEVLISRGKTSKNNNPALDILRKIWENKRSNGVSAFKQYEYKRYEKLEFDLDGIDSSVVKNPLFNGMEFIFDYTDTNRISGRSYLPIFINESVSKVYGDNVDNEKREDLLGNKNSGFEQNQNLIAAVKDVADEYDVYNNYIKVFDKSFVSPLSKTGINNYNYVLSDSTYIEDKWCYNIIYYPRRENELTFKGDFWVNDTTWAVKKINLEASRDANINWVKELYIEQEFEVLNDSVFLISKDYFQANFSLTKKETSKGVYAKRTRIFDEYTFNQKKAKEFYNKRVYNFNEEIYKREESFWNENRLENLNNEEEGIYAMLDSLRKVPAFRRIYDIATIAESGYVEFNGWDFGPVYSLFDYNQIEGFRTRVGGRTYFGQHDPWRIEGYLAYGFKDDKFKYGISGKWLLDPQSRLIISGGKRRDIEQLGASLTNNTTDVLGRSLASSGLVSVGDNTKLSNIDLSTFNLEIEPWYNFNIRFGAAYREISSASPTFSLDYYIDETFTETASEIKQTEISSIFTYTPGRETSGFGVERNVVNDEEFPTFFLNYTLGLKNILNSDFDYKKLQFYYDQPLRIGGFGRANASLEAGKTFGEVPLGLLNVVPGNQTYFAMYNSFPVLNFYEFVTDTYISAHFNHNFNGRLFARIPLLRDLNLRELIGIRGVWGEISEENKQLNASGIMLRAPNREPYYEYSFGVGNIFKFLSLEAHFRGNYRQIPEARNFAITASFGFHF
- a CDS encoding inorganic diphosphatase, coding for MSDSFDVLIEIPKGSRNKYEYDFELKKVRYDRMIFSSMMYPADYGFIPNTLALDSDPLDVLVLVSEPTFPGVVMEVKPIGVFHMADEKGPDEKIICVPVSDPIWNRLNDLKELNGHMIKEIEHFFKVYKDLEKKKVDVGGWGDANEARKIIQDCIDRFENYDGDKDRFGILP
- a CDS encoding sodium-translocating pyrophosphatase — translated: MESMMIYMPAILAIIGLIFMWVKRSWVMKQDAGDGKMKDIAAHIYEGALAFLNAEYRLLSFFVIGASIALAAVAYIVPTTHYLIIVAFIFGAFFSALAGNMGMKIATQSNVRTTQAARTSLPQALKVSFGGGTVMGLGVAGLAVLGLTAFFIFFYHFFMGGAWTSTGQMTIVLETLAGFSLGAESIALFARVGGGIYTKAADVGADLVGKVEAGIPEDDPRNPATIADNVGDNVGDVAGMGADLFGSYVATVLAAMVLGNYIIEDMGGNIVDSGFGGIGPILLPMAIAGAGIIISIIGTLLVKISSNTAKEAEVQKALNIGNWTAIALVAVASYFLVTWMLPKETLTMGFFIGGAEGFEYIAIDSIRVFYACLVGIVVGGVISAVTEYYTGLGKKPVLSIVQNSSTGAGTNIIAGLATGMISTFLSVLLFALAIWASYAFAGFYGVALAASAMMATTAMQLAIDAFGPIADNAGGIAEMSELPAEVRERTDILDSVGNTTAATGKGFAIASAALTSLALFAAYVTFTGIDGINIFKAPVLAMLFIGGMVPVVFSALAMKSVGKAAMKMVEEVRRQFKEIPGIMEGTAKPQYDKCVEISTQAALKEMLLPGVLTIGFPIAITLLPMIFGYENVLIAEMLGGYMAGVTVSGVLWAIFQNNAGGAWDNAKKSFEAGVMINGEMTYKGSEAHKAAVTGDTVGDPFKDTSGPSMNILIKLTCLIGLVIAPILGGHTETDVPNEGAFIENEQNATEITGNSSEEIQVNMTSKGNETIAKVRITTTRKGETKVQQKTFTGSKAEVEKQIQDLKDKA
- a CDS encoding AarF/ABC1/UbiB kinase family protein, translating into MKTIDKIPTGKIGRTSKLMQTGVKLGGNYLKYYSKKAFNSDFTRDELDQNNADDIYDSLKSLKGSALKVAQMLSMEKSLLPNAYVEKFSLAQFSVPPLSAPLVRKTFKKYNGGYPEELYDTFATQSVNAASIGQVHKASKDGKKLAVKIQYPGVADSISSDLAMVKPIATRMFNLQGKDSEKYFKEVEGKLLEETDYILEVKQSKEISEACSHIPNLKFPKYYEDLSSERIITMDWMDGKHLSEFAKENKSQEKADKVGQALWDFYMYQMHVLKEVHADPHPGNFLIDKDANLIAIDFGCIKQVPDDFYVPYFELAKKENINNPEFFNKKLFELEILREDDTEREIKYFSELFYQMLSLFTSPFHEETFDFADETFWSSITELSEKYSKDTELRKMNGNRGSKHFLYINRTFFGLYNLLHDLEAKIEVNKFRDYMS
- a CDS encoding TetR family transcriptional regulator C-terminal domain-containing protein, which encodes MATTNKKTTTKKVLDKDKLIAMYMDYVLEQEHRPKTVYKFCKENKIKEEEFYNFFGSFEGLQKGIWERFYEHTITVLNKSPEFETFTNREKMLTFYYTFFEMLTANRSYVLFSLKEHESQMKNLEQLKGLRKRVKSFARDLIQDGNTDKAVKALQQSESIFSEAAWVQLMFLMKFWMDDNSAQFESTDVAIEKSVNTVFDVFDNTPLERVIDLGKFLWKEKMA
- the htpG gene encoding molecular chaperone HtpG, with product MATGKINVSVENIFPLIKKFLYSDHEIFLRELISNATDATLKLKHLTDIGETDVKYGNPVIEVKVDKEGKKLHVIDQGVGMTKEEVEKYINEVAFSGAEEFLEKYKDSAKDSGIIGHFGLGFYSAFMVANKVEIITKSYKDEPAAHWVCEGTTEFTLGDADKEVRGTEIILHINDDEEEFLEENRIQELLVKYNKFMPIPIKFGTREETLPLPEDAPEDAEAETKTVDNIINNPEPAWTKQPTDLEDKDYKSFYRELYPMQFEEPLFHIHLNVDYPFNLTGILYFPKMTQDMNIQKDKIQLYQNQVYVTDNVEGIVPEFLTMLRGVIDSPDIPLNVSRSYLQADGAVKKISSYITRKVADKLKSLFNNNREDFEQKWNDIKIVIEYGMLSEDKFYEKAQKFALYPTVTNEYYTFDELQETIKDNQTDKDGNLVVLYASNQDEQHSYIEAAKAKGYKVLLLDSPIISHLLQKMEGEKEKFTFVRVDSDQVDNLIKKDEEKISKLSDEEKEKLKGDFEKVIPKEKYTVQLEAMDSDAAPLLITQPEFMRRMKEMQQTGGGGMFGMGNMPEMYNLVVNTNHPLISDILNTKTEKKQERLIKHSLDLARLSQNLLKGEELTNFVKRSFDMVK